In the Nerophis ophidion isolate RoL-2023_Sa linkage group LG01, RoL_Noph_v1.0, whole genome shotgun sequence genome, one interval contains:
- the fgfbp1b gene encoding fibroblast growth factor-binding protein 2, giving the protein MLKTLLTLMCLLVLACGVKRRGPGASPPVAGRGRFHLHGTMNCTWAARESDPDSVRVSVKCEDPVARVQGGGTDMECAYDGKPQICPAYRSDPKGFWKQMGRSFKKLGEDTCKDETALVRASMCKRAPRDAHFKLDITSSVISAQSGGQDLPPSGPLATPCPETRRRAEEYCSSSLANLCAFFFMMMPNDDC; this is encoded by the coding sequence ATGCTGAAGACTCTGCTGACGCTCATGTGCCTCCTGGTTCTGGCCTGCGGGGTCAAGAGACGCGGCCCCGGGGCGTCTCCGCCGGTGGCCGGCCGGGGGAGGTTCCACCTCCACGGCACCATGAACTGCACCTGGGCGGCCCGGGAGAGCGACCCCGACTCTGTGAGGGTGTCTGTGAAGTGCGAGGACCCTGTGGCGCGTGTCCAAGGCGGGGGGACAGACATGGAGTGCGCCTATGACGGCAAGCCGCAGATCTGCCCGGCCTACCGCTCCGACCCCAAGGGCTTCTGGAAGCAGATGGGGCGCTCCTTCAAGAAGCTCGGGGAGGACACGTGCAAGGATGAGACTGCGCTGGTGAGGGCGAGCATGTGCAAGCGAGCCCCCCGCGACGCTCACTTCAAGCTGGACATCACGAGCTCTGTCATCAGCGCACAGTCCGGAGGTCAGGATCTCCCGCCCTCTGGCCCCCTCGCCACGCCCTGCCCTGAGACCAGGAGGCGGGCGGAGGAGTACTGCAGCAGCTCCCTGGCCAACCTGTGCGCCTTCTTTTTTATGATGATGCCGAATGACGACTgttag